The Brassica oleracea var. oleracea cultivar TO1000 chromosome C6, BOL, whole genome shotgun sequence genome includes a region encoding these proteins:
- the LOC106297235 gene encoding glutathione S-transferase T3-like, giving the protein MAILFPVARVDGSICGSVGLSEEGKQRPFYRWLSSKQRPATSLSIGGSLKRRTTATVAAEANLKVKLRDLCACGLIKTHDPCRFVPSSSPIYGLMKTHHTSSSDNGRHGLHTGSLGTAASNFDADTAAERRERRKWTPNDDIVLISSWLNTSKDPVVGNEQKSGAFWKRIAAYYAESPLVAGCEEREASHCKQRWHRINDLVGKFCGAYEAATREKASGKNENDVVKLAHQIFYNNHKKKFTLEHAWKELRNDQKWCNLATAKKDGSSKKRKCEDGAESESSQSTENKRPPGVKAAKASGKKKVGEGHKLNGLQTMWTIKLEDLAAKERLSKMKVLDSLIGKKEPLPEYEEALKKKLINELF; this is encoded by the exons ATGGCGATTCTCTTCCCGGTGGCTCGCGTCGACGGCTCTATCTGTGGGTCTGTGGGTCTCAGCGAGGAAGGGAAACAGAGACCTTTCTATCGGTGGCTCTCCTCGAAGCAACGTCCGGCAACCTCTCTCTCTATCGGTGGTTCTCTGAAACGAAGAACAACGGCGACTGTTGCGGCGGAAGCGAATCTAAAGGTAAAGCTGCGGGATTTGTGTGCAT GTGGATTGATCAAGACGCATGATCCATGTAGATTTGTTCCTTCTTCATCTCCAATTT ATGGTTTGATGAAGACGCATCACACGAGTTCTTCAGACAACGGACGGCACGGTCTGCATACAG GCAGCCTAGGAACCGCAGCTTCAAACTTCGATGCAGACACGGCCGCAGAGCGTAGAGAACGACGGAAATGGACACCAAATGATGATATTGTCCTGATCAGCTCGTGGTTAAACACGAGCAAGGATCCTGTGGTTGGCAACGAGCAGAAATCAGGAGCTTTTTGGAAAAGAATTGCCGCATACTACGCGGAAAGTCCTCTGGTTGCTGGCTGCGAGGAGAGAGAGGCTAGCCATTGCAAGCAAAGGTGGCACAGGATCAATGACCTTGTGGGGAAGTTCTGCGGTGCGTATGAGGCTGCTACTAGAGAGAAGGCTAGCGGCAAGAACGAGAACGATGTTGTCAAACTTGCTCATCAGATTTTCTACAACAACCACAAGAAGAAGTTCACTTTGGAACACGCTTGGAAGGAACTACGCAACGATCAGAAGTGGTGCAACCTTGCCACTGCTAAAAAGGATGGGAGCTCGAAGAAGAGGAAGTGTGAGGATGGTGCAGAATCAGAGAGCTCTCAATCCACTGAGAACAAGCGTCCCCCGGGTGTGAAGGCCGCAAAGGCAAGTGGTAAGAAGAAGGTGGGAGAGGGTCATAAACTTAATGGGTTGCAGACAATGTGGACGATCAAGCTAGAGGATTTGGCCGCGAAAGAGAGGTTGTCTAAGATGAAAGTACTCGACAGTCTTATTGGAAAAAAAGAGCCTCTCCCTGAGTATGAAGAAGCACTCAAGAAGAAACTCATAAATGAGTTGTTCTGA